DNA sequence from the bacterium genome:
CCGAGAGCAGTTCGGCGTCAAGATCGGCTCATTCCAGGCGCTGCGCCACCGCGCCGCCGATATGTTCTGCGATCTGGAACTCGCACGCTCCGTGGTACGAGAAGCCGTGACCGCCCTGGACGAAGACCGGCCGGACGTTTCGCAGATGGCCAGCGCAGTCAAAACCCGTTGCTCGGATGTCGCGAACTTGATTGCCCGAGAAGCGATCCAGATGCACGCGGGCATCGGAATGACGGACGAGGAAGAAATCGGCCTCTTCTTCAAACGCGCCAAGGCCGCCGAGTTCACTCTGGGCGACGCGATCTACCACAAAGACCGCTACGCGAGTCTGCGCGGCTTCTGAACGGGAGAGTTCGGCGGATCCGTTCCGGAAGCCGAGGTACGAAGGAGGCGGGCGAACTCAGTCTGGCCTGAGTTCCCCAACCGTGTGAGGAACGAGTCGCACCCGACCCCAGGGCGTTCCGTAGTGCACACGGCCATACTCATCGAGTAGCGTGCCCGAGAAGAGCGGATTGTAGCGTTGACCGCCGATCTCGGTGTGGAATGCGGAACGGCCGTCGCTCCACTCGAGCGCTTCGAGCGTCCAGCGATCTTCGCGCGCGCCTATGAAATAGACGCGATCACTCGGGTAGCTGACGATCGGGACGCAGCTGGGAGAACTCACATCTCGATTGACCCACGCCTTGCGCAAAGATTGGGTGGTGGAATCCCATCGAAACTTCTGCACGCCGAAGGGCTGATAGGCAGGTTCGCTCCCCAGGTAGCTGATCAGTAACGTTGCCGCTCGATCGGGTAGATACCACGGTACGTTGCGCGGATTGTTGTTGACGACCAGGGCGCCATAACCGGCGACCACGACCGATTGTTCAGATTGGATTTCATCGAGATCCGGGGCATCCATATCGGTCGGCAATAGACCGGCGATGCGCCGGTCGGGCGCTCCAGCAAGCGTCTGCCAGGTTTCCGGGATCGCATCGCGCCACAAGAGCAAGATGTTCATCAACGGTTCGCCATCGGTGATTACGACGAAGCGATCCTCTTCAGCAAATCCCATCAAGCTAGGCGTGGCACCGGTTCCGTGACCCCAGCCGTTCAGATAGCGAGCCGTCCAAGCTCCGTCGTCGGGATCGGTTGAAAGCCGTGAGCCGGTCCACACCAGCTTGTGCATGTGCTCCTGCGAAGCGATATAGAGCCCACCGCTCTCGTCGATCGCAACCCCGTTGCGCACCCAGCCGTAGCCCGTCGGACGAGTTGCCTTGTTCTCGGCGCCTTCGCTGTGCCGCAAGCGGATGACGTGATGTTCCTTCAGATCCCGCGAGACGGCAAGCACGTAACCGTGTTCGGTCGGCACAATCAGCCAGCCGTCGAAAGACATGTTCATGCCGACTGCAAAGCCAGTGACCGATTCCGGAAACCGGAAGAACGCTTTCTCGACGATCGCAGAGGCCGGATCTTCGGGGTCCGCGTCCCCATAGGCGGTAATCGAGCCGTTCTTGTCCGCAATGTAGTAGGTATTGTCGACGCCGAGCACGGTGTACACGCTCGAGAGGTTACGCAGTTTTGAGGCTTCCCGAAAAGCCCGCCAAATCGCGAACGCACCTTCATTGGATTCGTCGAAAGCGTTGATCGACGCCTCCGCTTCGCTTTCCAGATAGCGAGGGGCACCCGGAACCCAGCGCGTCGCCAGTACTGCATAAGATTCGAAGTCCGTCTTCACGATGCGATCGATACCGTTGCTCCAAATGACGCGCCGACCATCGGAGTAGGGAGTCGAGGTATAGGCGCCGAAATGAGCGGGCCCGACGTGGGTATACTGGATCTCA
Encoded proteins:
- a CDS encoding acyl-CoA dehydrogenase; its protein translation is REQFGVKIGSFQALRHRAADMFCDLELARSVVREAVTALDEDRPDVSQMASAVKTRCSDVANLIAREAIQMHAGIGMTDEEEIGLFFKRAKAAEFTLGDAIYHKDRYASLRGF